In Synechocystis sp. PCC 6714, the following are encoded in one genomic region:
- a CDS encoding molybdenum cofactor biosynthesis protein MoaE has translation MELVLFEITDQAINSQPLIATLRHDQAGALVTFEGWVRNHNDGKSVSSLEYQVYQELAVKEGLQIINEAKEKYSIHQAIAVHRSGHLQIGETAVWVGTIASHRQAAFQGAQYIIDQIKVRLPIWKKEHYLNHPAEWVYCRHHHGN, from the coding sequence ATGGAGTTAGTTCTATTTGAAATCACCGATCAAGCGATAAATTCCCAACCTTTAATCGCCACCCTACGCCATGATCAGGCAGGAGCTTTGGTTACCTTTGAGGGCTGGGTCAGAAACCATAATGATGGCAAATCCGTTAGCTCTTTGGAGTACCAAGTTTATCAAGAACTAGCCGTTAAAGAAGGTTTACAAATTATTAATGAAGCAAAGGAAAAATACTCCATTCACCAGGCGATCGCCGTCCATCGCAGTGGTCATTTACAAATTGGAGAAACGGCGGTTTGGGTAGGCACCATAGCTAGCCATCGCCAAGCAGCTTTCCAAGGTGCCCAATACATTATTGACCAAATTAAAGTTAGGTTACCCATTTGGAAAAAAGAACACTATTTGAATCATCCAGCGGAATGGGTTTATTGTCGTCATCACCATGGCAATTAG
- the nadC gene encoding carboxylating nicotinate-nucleotide diphosphorylase: MNYHDKLRTPASLGQGIVNHLPPWIIIDPWLQQWLAEDIGRGDWSTQGLGLQHRGQARWVAKESGVMAGLPIAARIFQLLDPSMEFGGLDQEGKTVEAGAVVATMAGNLGSLLTGERVALNVAMGLSGIATMTQKYVQAIADYPTRFVDTRKTTPGLRVLEKYASRLGGAINHRLGLDDAVMVKDNHIQAAGSITKAVQTLRQNLPYPLAIEVETSNLAEVQEAIAAQVEIIMLDNMDTATMAQAVGLIRQASPLIRIEASGNVTLANITAIASTGVDFISSSAPITRSPWLDLSMQIGQN; this comes from the coding sequence ATGAACTATCACGATAAACTAAGAACGCCTGCTTCTTTGGGGCAAGGGATTGTCAACCATTTACCCCCCTGGATAATCATTGACCCTTGGCTCCAGCAATGGTTGGCGGAGGACATTGGCCGGGGAGATTGGTCTACCCAGGGTCTGGGTTTACAGCATCGGGGCCAGGCCCGCTGGGTGGCCAAGGAAAGCGGTGTGATGGCGGGATTACCCATAGCTGCCCGCATTTTCCAGTTATTGGACCCCTCCATGGAGTTTGGGGGACTAGACCAGGAAGGTAAAACTGTGGAGGCTGGGGCCGTAGTGGCCACCATGGCGGGGAATTTAGGTAGTTTACTGACCGGGGAGAGGGTCGCCCTCAATGTGGCCATGGGTTTGAGCGGCATTGCCACCATGACTCAAAAGTATGTCCAGGCGATCGCCGACTATCCCACCCGCTTTGTGGATACCAGAAAAACCACCCCAGGGCTGAGAGTGTTGGAAAAATATGCTAGTCGTTTGGGGGGAGCCATCAACCATCGCCTCGGCTTGGATGATGCGGTGATGGTCAAGGATAACCATATTCAGGCGGCGGGAAGCATTACTAAAGCAGTGCAAACCCTGCGGCAAAACTTGCCCTATCCCCTGGCCATTGAGGTGGAAACCAGCAATTTAGCGGAAGTGCAGGAGGCGATCGCCGCCCAGGTGGAAATCATTATGCTCGACAACATGGATACGGCAACCATGGCCCAAGCGGTGGGGTTAATCCGCCAAGCGAGTCCCCTGATCCGCATTGAAGCTTCCGGTAACGTTACCCTGGCTAACATCACGGCGATCGCCAGCACCGGGGTAGATTTTATTTCCAGCAGTGCCCCCATTACCCGTTCCCCCTGGTTAGACTTGAGTATGCAGATTGGGCAAAATTGA
- a CDS encoding Mur ligase family protein — translation MSNLSIADGIRLGIAVGVAKTVTAVVKALRLGSASVLPGEIARRLHPKMLGLLAQQVSQGVILVVGTNGKTTTSLLLRKILVDQGYQVTHNATGANLINGLITALLADANLFGRLSTDFAILEVDENVLPLVLKDCQPRAILALNLFRDQLDRYGEVDSISQRWQKAIAPLPTDTIIAVNADDPTLSHLGQRLTQQVCYFGLSEPDLYLEEIPHAVDSIYCPQCGTSLDYQGVYLSHLGDFQCPSCGFHKSQPAFHSSEWPQILIGVYNKYNTLAAGLVAQQLGINTEKIFNNIRSFKAAFGRAEELNVDGKHVRILLSKNPVGLNETIRAVNDLKLEGQCSTTLLVLNDRIADGTDVSWIWDVDTEPLVASGGTFVVSGDRLYDMALRLQYSQENLIQPGQAEEPWDGQVSRLILEENLEKAVQIALELTPEEETLHIIPTYTAMLEVRGILTGRKIL, via the coding sequence ATGAGTAATCTTTCGATCGCCGATGGGATACGCCTCGGCATTGCAGTGGGGGTGGCCAAGACTGTTACGGCCGTGGTTAAAGCCCTGCGGTTGGGGTCTGCCAGTGTGTTGCCGGGGGAAATTGCCCGTCGTTTACATCCAAAGATGCTGGGACTGTTAGCCCAACAAGTATCCCAAGGGGTAATTTTAGTGGTGGGTACCAACGGCAAAACCACTACTTCATTGCTGTTACGGAAAATTTTGGTAGACCAAGGCTATCAGGTTACCCACAATGCCACCGGCGCTAATTTAATCAATGGTTTAATTACCGCTCTGCTGGCCGATGCCAACTTATTTGGGCGTTTATCCACCGATTTTGCCATTTTGGAAGTGGATGAAAATGTGCTTCCTCTGGTGCTAAAAGATTGTCAACCCAGAGCGATTTTGGCTTTGAATCTTTTCCGGGATCAACTAGACCGTTACGGCGAAGTGGACAGCATTAGTCAGCGCTGGCAAAAGGCGATCGCCCCTCTGCCGACAGATACCATCATTGCAGTCAATGCCGATGATCCGACCCTTTCCCACCTGGGGCAAAGGTTAACTCAGCAGGTTTGTTACTTTGGCCTAAGTGAACCAGATTTGTACCTGGAAGAAATTCCCCATGCAGTGGATTCTATTTACTGTCCCCAGTGCGGCACTTCCCTCGATTATCAGGGGGTTTACCTTTCCCATTTGGGGGATTTTCAGTGCCCTAGCTGTGGATTCCACAAAAGCCAGCCCGCTTTCCACAGCAGTGAATGGCCCCAAATTCTTATCGGTGTTTATAACAAATACAACACCCTGGCTGCCGGTTTAGTGGCCCAACAATTGGGTATCAACACAGAGAAAATTTTCAACAATATCCGCAGTTTTAAGGCGGCCTTTGGTCGGGCAGAGGAGTTGAACGTAGACGGTAAACACGTCCGCATTCTGCTGTCGAAAAATCCGGTGGGCTTAAATGAAACCATTCGAGCTGTCAATGACCTCAAACTTGAGGGACAATGCTCTACCACTCTATTAGTGCTGAATGATCGCATTGCCGATGGCACCGATGTTTCTTGGATTTGGGATGTGGATACGGAGCCCCTGGTGGCCTCTGGAGGAACCTTTGTCGTCAGCGGCGATCGCCTTTATGACATGGCCCTGCGTTTGCAATATAGCCAGGAAAATTTAATCCAACCGGGTCAAGCTGAAGAACCGTGGGACGGCCAGGTTTCGAGGCTAATTTTGGAAGAAAATCTCGAAAAGGCAGTGCAAATTGCTTTGGAGCTAACCCCAGAAGAGGAAACTCTCCATATTATTCCCACCTACACCGCCATGCTGGAAGTGCGGGGAATTTTAACTGGCCGGAAAATTCTCTAG
- a CDS encoding cobalt-precorrin-8X methylmutase, translating into MTPLEHPILLESFAHIDRSVGPHNLFPQEYAIARRVIHSTADFDFLHLLRFAPDLPQAEFDPDLPEHQAIARGIEGLRQGQTIVVDVNMVKQGIQGLVQRTFNNPIQTAIDFAPIADPGKTRTETGMNRCIAQFPNAIYVVGNAPTALLTLCQAISENRSKPTLVIGVPVGFIGVLEAKKALSVLPCPQIRVEGNKGGSPVAAGIVNALLMLAWQKSR; encoded by the coding sequence ATGACCCCCCTAGAACATCCCATTTTGCTCGAAAGCTTTGCCCACATCGATCGTTCTGTGGGGCCTCATAATTTATTTCCCCAGGAATACGCCATTGCCCGCCGGGTGATCCACAGCACAGCGGATTTTGATTTTTTGCATTTACTCCGTTTTGCCCCGGATTTACCCCAGGCTGAATTTGATCCAGATCTGCCGGAACATCAGGCGATCGCCAGGGGGATAGAGGGTTTACGCCAGGGCCAAACCATTGTGGTGGATGTGAATATGGTCAAACAGGGCATCCAAGGTTTAGTCCAGCGGACTTTTAACAACCCCATCCAAACGGCGATCGATTTTGCTCCCATCGCTGACCCCGGCAAGACCCGCACAGAAACCGGCATGAACCGCTGTATTGCCCAATTTCCCAACGCTATCTACGTTGTTGGTAATGCCCCCACTGCCTTGTTAACCCTCTGTCAGGCCATTTCTGAGAACAGGTCAAAACCGACCCTAGTAATCGGGGTTCCCGTAGGCTTCATCGGGGTTTTAGAGGCGAAAAAAGCATTATCGGTGCTCCCTTGTCCCCAAATTAGGGTGGAAGGCAATAAGGGTGGTTCCCCCGTGGCGGCGGGAATTGTTAATGCATTACTGATGTTGGCTTGGCAGAAATCTCGGTAA
- a CDS encoding pitrilysin family protein produces the protein MPLSVLSSLSRCLVATALLLALHSPILLPQPAIAADLAPTNNRNSQTLTPYLNQAIERVTEFQLDNGLKFIVMENKEAPVVSFYTYFDVGGVDEPVGKTGVAHFLEHMAFKGTERIGTKDFAQEQLLLDQLDQVFGKITQARAKGDKTAEAKLQEQFEQIQQQAQALVQQNEFGQIIQMAGGVGLNAATSADATFYFYSLPANKLELWMALESERFLEPVFREFYQEQEVILEERRMRTENNPVGQMVEEFLDTAFTKHPYRRPVIGYDEDIRNLSRQDVTDFYEKYYTPGNMTIAIVGDVNTQEVKSLAQKYFGRFPKSPPTPQVTVVEPPQMEQKEINLTLPSQPWYFEGYHSPAFDDPDSAVFDVMTTILSSGRTSRLYQSLVEEQQLALMAQGFNGFPADKFPNLLMFYAQSAPGRSLDELSQALHGEIERLKTEPVTPEELERAQNLLQTSVLQSLNSNMGMAQLLVKYNVRTGDWRNLFAQLEAIAAVTPEDIQRVAKETFRPENSTIGRILPESSN, from the coding sequence ATGCCCTTGTCTGTGTTGAGTTCTTTGTCCCGCTGTCTTGTAGCCACTGCTTTACTGCTGGCTCTCCATAGCCCCATACTGTTGCCCCAGCCGGCGATCGCCGCTGACTTGGCCCCGACTAATAACCGCAATAGCCAAACCCTTACTCCCTACCTCAACCAGGCGATCGAACGGGTAACGGAGTTTCAACTGGATAACGGCTTGAAATTTATTGTCATGGAAAATAAAGAGGCTCCGGTGGTGTCTTTTTACACCTACTTTGATGTGGGGGGAGTGGATGAGCCGGTGGGAAAAACGGGGGTGGCCCACTTTTTGGAGCACATGGCGTTTAAGGGCACAGAACGCATTGGCACTAAGGATTTTGCCCAGGAACAGTTATTGCTCGATCAGCTAGACCAGGTATTCGGAAAAATTACCCAAGCTAGGGCCAAGGGAGACAAGACAGCAGAGGCTAAGTTACAAGAGCAATTTGAGCAAATCCAACAGCAGGCCCAGGCGTTAGTCCAACAAAATGAATTTGGGCAAATTATCCAGATGGCCGGGGGGGTGGGTTTAAATGCGGCCACCAGCGCCGATGCTACTTTTTACTTTTACAGTTTGCCCGCCAATAAGCTCGAACTGTGGATGGCTTTGGAATCGGAACGATTTTTGGAGCCGGTGTTTCGGGAATTCTATCAAGAGCAGGAGGTAATCCTAGAAGAAAGGCGTATGCGGACAGAAAATAACCCCGTAGGGCAGATGGTAGAAGAATTTTTAGACACTGCTTTCACCAAACATCCCTACCGCCGCCCAGTGATTGGCTACGACGAAGATATCCGCAATCTTTCCCGCCAGGACGTGACGGATTTTTACGAGAAATATTACACCCCTGGTAACATGACCATTGCCATTGTGGGGGATGTGAATACCCAGGAAGTGAAAAGTTTGGCGCAGAAGTATTTTGGTCGTTTTCCCAAAAGCCCTCCCACGCCCCAGGTAACGGTGGTGGAGCCGCCTCAAATGGAACAGAAAGAAATTAATCTGACCTTACCTTCCCAACCTTGGTATTTCGAGGGGTACCACAGCCCCGCTTTTGATGATCCCGACAGTGCGGTGTTTGATGTGATGACCACCATTCTCAGCAGTGGGCGCACTTCCCGTTTGTACCAATCTTTGGTAGAAGAACAACAGTTGGCGCTGATGGCCCAGGGCTTTAACGGTTTTCCAGCGGATAAATTTCCCAATTTGTTGATGTTTTACGCCCAGAGTGCCCCCGGTCGCAGTTTAGATGAACTTAGCCAAGCGTTACATGGGGAAATTGAACGGCTAAAAACGGAGCCTGTGACCCCGGAAGAACTGGAACGGGCCCAAAATTTACTGCAAACTTCAGTTTTGCAATCCCTCAATTCCAATATGGGCATGGCCCAACTGTTAGTGAAATATAACGTCCGCACGGGGGATTGGCGCAATCTCTTTGCCCAACTGGAGGCGATCGCCGCTGTCACCCCAGAAGATATTCAACGGGTGGCTAAAGAAACTTTTCGCCCGGAAAACAGCACCATTGGTCGGATTTTGCCGGAGTCCAGCAACTAA
- the zds gene encoding 9,9'-di-cis-zeta-carotene desaturase: MRVAIVGAGLAGMATAVELVDAGHEVELYEARSFIGGKVGSWVDGDGNHIEMGLHVFFGCYYNLFALMEKVGAKQNLRLKEHTHTFINQGGRIGELDFRFFTGAPFNGLKAFFTTSQLDTKDKIANSIALATSPIVRGLVDFDGAMKTIRDLDRISFAEWFLAKGGNEGSLKKMWDPIAYALGFIDTENISARCMLTIFQLFAARTEASVLRMLEGSPQEYLHKPIQEYLEKRGAKFYTRHKVKEIKTKVTDGETRITGLVINDGSDTKTVIADAYVAACDVPGIKNLLPESWRTQWDFFNKIYYLDTVPVATVQLRFDGWVTEMNDPAKRKQLEQAFGLDNLLYTSDAEFSCFADLALTSPADYYRPGEGSLLQLVLTPGDPFMKESNEAIAYRVLKQVKALFPSAADLNMTWYSVVKLAQSLYREAPGMDLFRPSQETPIANFFLAGSYTQQDYIDSMEGATLSGRQAAQAIFANQARLQIPVPSLP, encoded by the coding sequence ATGCGTGTTGCAATTGTGGGAGCAGGATTGGCGGGGATGGCCACCGCTGTGGAATTGGTGGACGCGGGGCACGAAGTGGAACTTTACGAAGCCCGTAGTTTCATCGGCGGTAAAGTGGGCAGTTGGGTAGACGGCGACGGCAACCATATTGAAATGGGTCTGCATGTCTTCTTTGGCTGTTACTACAATCTTTTTGCCTTGATGGAAAAGGTGGGGGCCAAGCAAAATCTACGCCTCAAGGAACATACCCACACCTTTATTAACCAAGGAGGCCGCATTGGGGAACTGGATTTTCGTTTTTTTACCGGCGCTCCCTTCAACGGTTTAAAAGCATTTTTCACCACGTCCCAACTGGATACCAAAGACAAAATCGCCAACTCCATTGCCCTGGCCACCAGTCCCATTGTGCGGGGCTTAGTGGACTTTGACGGAGCCATGAAAACCATCCGGGATTTGGACAGAATTAGCTTTGCGGAATGGTTCCTCGCCAAGGGAGGCAACGAAGGCAGTTTGAAAAAAATGTGGGACCCGATCGCCTATGCGTTGGGTTTTATTGATACGGAAAATATTTCTGCCCGCTGTATGTTGACCATTTTTCAACTGTTTGCCGCCCGCACGGAAGCGTCGGTGTTGCGGATGTTGGAAGGCTCTCCCCAGGAATATTTGCATAAACCGATTCAGGAATATTTGGAAAAACGGGGAGCCAAGTTTTACACCCGGCACAAGGTTAAGGAAATTAAGACCAAAGTTACGGATGGGGAAACCAGGATAACGGGCTTAGTGATTAATGATGGCTCTGACACCAAAACTGTGATCGCCGATGCCTATGTGGCCGCCTGTGACGTGCCGGGCATCAAAAATCTGTTGCCGGAAAGCTGGCGTACCCAATGGGACTTTTTTAACAAAATTTATTACCTGGACACTGTTCCGGTTGCCACAGTACAACTCCGCTTTGACGGTTGGGTAACGGAAATGAATGATCCCGCTAAACGTAAACAGTTAGAACAAGCTTTTGGCCTGGACAACCTTCTCTATACCAGCGATGCGGAATTTTCCTGTTTTGCTGACCTGGCCCTCACTAGTCCCGCCGATTATTACCGACCCGGGGAAGGCTCTCTCCTGCAATTAGTGCTCACCCCCGGTGATCCCTTTATGAAAGAGTCCAACGAGGCGATCGCCTATCGGGTGCTCAAACAAGTCAAAGCTCTCTTTCCCTCGGCGGCGGATTTGAATATGACTTGGTACAGCGTCGTTAAATTAGCCCAATCCCTATACCGGGAAGCGCCGGGCATGGACTTATTCCGTCCCAGCCAAGAAACTCCGATCGCCAACTTCTTTTTAGCCGGTAGCTACACCCAACAGGATTACATCGATAGTATGGAGGGAGCTACCCTGTCCGGTCGCCAAGCGGCCCAGGCCATTTTTGCTAATCAGGCCCGTTTACAAATCCCTGTCCCTTCCCTCCCATAG
- a CDS encoding SRPBCC family protein, translated as MANWLEHSVQVEVDAPIDLVWQLWSDLEQMPRWMKWIDSVTVLEDNPDLSRWKLATGGWEFTWLSRITNLITQQIIQWESVDGLPNRGAVRFYDRHGKSIVRLTIAYSVPGWLGLLMDNLFLGRVVESTIQADLERFREYINKLQAS; from the coding sequence ATGGCTAATTGGTTAGAACATAGTGTGCAAGTGGAAGTGGATGCCCCCATTGACTTGGTGTGGCAACTGTGGTCTGACCTGGAGCAGATGCCCCGCTGGATGAAATGGATTGATTCCGTCACAGTGCTGGAAGACAACCCTGATTTATCCCGTTGGAAACTCGCCACTGGGGGTTGGGAATTCACCTGGCTGTCCCGCATCACTAATTTAATCACCCAGCAAATTATCCAATGGGAATCGGTGGATGGTTTGCCCAACCGGGGAGCAGTGCGCTTTTATGATCGCCATGGCAAAAGCATTGTCCGCCTTACCATTGCCTATAGCGTACCGGGTTGGTTGGGGCTATTGATGGATAATCTTTTCCTCGGTCGGGTGGTGGAATCTACTATCCAAGCGGACTTGGAACGCTTCCGGGAATATATTAATAAGTTGCAGGCTTCATAA
- a CDS encoding aldo/keto reductase, protein MQSFNRINSMKYFHLSNGDQMPALGLGTWKSSPQVVGQAVEQALDLGYRHFDCAAIYSNEEEIGATLAKAFTKGVVKREDLWITSKLWSNAHHPDRVLPALEKTLQDLGLDYLDLYLIHWPVVIQPDVGFPESGDQLLPFTQASLEGTWQALEKAVDLGLCRHIGVSNFSLKKLEMVLSMARIRPAANQVELHPYLQQSDLLTFAESQNILLTSYSPLGSGDRPAAFQKAAEPKLLTDPVINGIAAEQGYSAAQVLLAWAIQRGTPTIPKSVNPERLQQNLNAADITLTDAQMAKIALLDRHYRYVSGEFWTIPGSPYTLQNLWDEI, encoded by the coding sequence GTGCAGAGTTTCAATAGGATAAATTCAATGAAATATTTCCATTTGAGCAATGGGGATCAAATGCCTGCCCTAGGTCTGGGAACTTGGAAGTCGTCTCCCCAAGTAGTGGGTCAAGCCGTTGAGCAAGCTTTGGACTTGGGATATCGCCACTTTGACTGTGCCGCCATCTACAGCAATGAAGAAGAAATTGGAGCCACTTTAGCCAAGGCTTTCACCAAGGGTGTGGTAAAGCGAGAGGATCTCTGGATTACCTCCAAGCTGTGGAGCAATGCCCATCATCCCGATCGGGTTTTACCGGCTCTCGAAAAAACGTTGCAGGATTTGGGTCTAGATTATTTGGATCTGTATCTAATTCATTGGCCGGTGGTCATTCAACCTGATGTTGGGTTTCCTGAATCCGGTGATCAGTTGTTGCCATTTACCCAAGCTTCCCTAGAAGGAACATGGCAAGCCTTGGAGAAAGCAGTTGATTTGGGACTCTGTCGCCATATTGGGGTGTCTAATTTCAGCCTGAAAAAGTTAGAAATGGTCCTGTCCATGGCCCGTATTCGTCCCGCCGCCAATCAGGTGGAGCTTCACCCTTATCTCCAGCAATCAGATTTACTGACGTTTGCTGAGTCCCAAAACATTTTACTAACGAGTTATTCTCCCCTTGGCTCTGGCGATCGCCCGGCGGCTTTCCAGAAAGCAGCAGAACCAAAATTACTAACTGACCCAGTGATTAATGGGATTGCGGCTGAACAGGGATATAGTGCAGCCCAAGTCCTTTTAGCCTGGGCCATTCAACGGGGAACCCCGACCATTCCGAAGTCGGTTAATCCTGAACGACTACAACAGAATTTGAACGCGGCAGATATCACCCTGACCGATGCCCAAATGGCGAAAATTGCTCTACTAGACCGTCATTATCGCTACGTGTCAGGAGAATTTTGGACAATACCAGGGAGCCCCTATACGTTACAGAATCTATGGGATGAAATCTGA
- a CDS encoding fructose bisphosphate aldolase, producing MMTLKLNQEQLEKMKSHPGFIAALDQSGGSTPVALAHYGIEPDTYSGEDEMFALVHEMRTRIMTSPGFTGERILAAILFEDTMDREVEGQPTANYLWKQKQIVPILKVDKGLAEEKDGSQLMKPIPQLDELLIKARKKGIFGTKMRSFIKQANASGIEAIVNQQFELAQQIIAAGLVPIIEPEVDIHCPEKAQAETLLKAAILKHLDQLAEGQWVMLKLTLPEQDNFYTDCIERANVLRVVALSGGYSQAEANERLCRNHGVIASFSRALTEGLTAQQNDAEFNATLDKSIEKIYQASIT from the coding sequence GTGATGACTCTCAAACTGAACCAGGAACAACTGGAAAAAATGAAATCCCATCCTGGTTTCATTGCCGCCTTGGATCAAAGTGGAGGTAGCACACCGGTCGCGTTGGCCCATTACGGAATTGAACCGGATACCTACTCTGGTGAGGACGAGATGTTTGCACTAGTGCATGAAATGCGGACCCGGATCATGACTAGTCCAGGCTTCACTGGGGAGCGGATTTTGGCAGCAATCTTATTTGAGGACACCATGGACCGGGAAGTTGAGGGACAGCCCACGGCCAACTACCTTTGGAAGCAGAAACAAATTGTGCCGATTCTGAAAGTAGACAAGGGACTGGCCGAAGAGAAGGATGGAAGCCAGTTGATGAAGCCCATACCTCAGCTTGACGAGCTGCTGATTAAGGCCAGGAAAAAAGGCATCTTCGGTACCAAAATGCGGTCGTTTATCAAACAGGCCAATGCCTCTGGTATCGAGGCGATCGTAAACCAACAATTCGAGTTAGCCCAGCAAATCATTGCCGCCGGACTGGTGCCAATCATTGAACCGGAGGTGGACATTCACTGCCCAGAGAAAGCTCAGGCAGAAACGCTACTCAAGGCTGCCATTCTGAAACATCTCGACCAATTAGCCGAAGGACAGTGGGTGATGCTCAAACTCACCCTGCCGGAGCAAGACAACTTCTATACAGATTGCATCGAACGGGCCAATGTCTTGAGAGTGGTTGCTTTGTCGGGGGGCTACTCCCAAGCGGAAGCCAATGAACGTCTATGCAGGAACCACGGCGTCATAGCAAGCTTTTCACGAGCCTTGACCGAGGGACTGACGGCCCAGCAAAATGATGCTGAGTTCAATGCTACGTTGGACAAATCCATTGAAAAAATCTATCAGGCATCGATCACATAA
- a CDS encoding ATP-binding protein has product MITTAYIVCGSPGAGKTSYGKELAKLKQATFLDIDTVTERLVKLSLELSGKDANDRDSSYFKTHFRNPIYEQLFDIAQDNLAWNNVVITGPFTKEIKDPDWTNKLSTRFGTAVEVHYVFCPPSIREVRIRQRNNPRDMAKLASWEDYLGYYESEPPPACEHILVDNTFDREINQ; this is encoded by the coding sequence ATGATCACAACAGCGTATATCGTTTGTGGGAGTCCCGGTGCTGGAAAAACCTCCTATGGCAAAGAGCTAGCCAAACTAAAGCAAGCTACTTTCCTTGATATCGATACGGTAACGGAACGCCTTGTGAAGTTATCCCTTGAACTGTCAGGAAAAGATGCCAATGATCGAGACAGTTCTTATTTTAAGACCCATTTTAGGAACCCAATTTATGAGCAACTGTTTGACATCGCCCAAGACAACCTAGCTTGGAATAATGTGGTCATAACAGGGCCTTTTACCAAAGAAATCAAAGACCCAGACTGGACAAATAAGCTATCAACTCGCTTTGGAACTGCTGTTGAAGTTCATTATGTCTTTTGTCCACCTTCGATTCGAGAAGTCCGAATTAGACAGCGGAATAATCCTAGGGACATGGCCAAGTTGGCCTCTTGGGAAGACTACTTAGGATATTACGAGTCAGAACCACCACCAGCCTGTGAGCATATCTTGGTTGACAATACTTTTGACCGAGAAATCAATCAATGA
- a CDS encoding EAL domain-containing protein, protein MDKTEIPRRLLVLDDENDVAATICMMAAAADYDTAHIDDADIFLEKVISWTPTYVAVDLRLADRDGIEVIRKLAEMECKAAVIIMSGLGGRILESSARAVSENGLRLLGTLSKPFSRAQLLELLATDTHETHSIRRSPTPPVSHEQISDALKASAFIAHFQPKISCLTGELVGFECLARWPQQNGTMVPPDQFIGLAEQTGLIDMLTRQVYDYALANLPLRNHASPLKYALNLSPINLKDTNFPHWLRNKCREHSVKPSQIILEVTETASMDNPLALLEHLTQFRIHGFQLSIDDFGVGYSSLVQLARLPFSELKVDQMFVKTLSRSQESRKIVTAVVGLGKSMGLNVVAEGVEEASALGLLRELECDEAQGYFIGRPMAPVAIKDWNGVPQKWTC, encoded by the coding sequence GTGGATAAAACAGAAATCCCAAGACGTTTGTTGGTCCTTGACGATGAAAACGATGTCGCCGCCACAATTTGCATGATGGCCGCAGCCGCAGACTATGACACTGCCCATATTGATGATGCCGACATTTTTCTAGAGAAAGTAATCTCCTGGACACCGACCTATGTGGCGGTGGACTTACGACTAGCGGATCGTGATGGCATAGAAGTCATCCGTAAACTAGCCGAGATGGAGTGCAAAGCGGCAGTGATCATCATGTCAGGCCTAGGAGGGCGCATATTAGAATCTTCCGCCAGAGCTGTTAGTGAAAACGGACTGCGGCTTTTGGGTACCCTGTCCAAGCCCTTCTCCCGTGCTCAACTTTTGGAGTTGTTGGCAACGGATACCCATGAAACTCATTCAATCCGGAGATCCCCAACTCCTCCTGTTTCCCATGAGCAAATCAGCGATGCACTAAAAGCTTCAGCTTTTATCGCCCACTTTCAGCCCAAAATTTCCTGTCTGACCGGTGAACTGGTGGGATTTGAATGCCTAGCTCGCTGGCCTCAACAGAACGGCACCATGGTACCTCCGGATCAATTCATTGGTTTGGCTGAGCAGACCGGGCTGATTGATATGCTGACCAGGCAAGTTTATGATTACGCCTTAGCTAACTTGCCCCTGCGTAACCATGCATCTCCATTGAAATATGCGTTAAACCTTTCGCCAATTAATTTAAAGGACACAAACTTTCCCCACTGGTTAAGGAATAAATGCCGCGAGCACAGTGTTAAGCCATCACAAATTATCCTGGAAGTCACAGAAACAGCCAGTATGGACAATCCGCTAGCATTATTAGAGCACTTAACGCAGTTTCGCATCCATGGGTTTCAGTTGTCTATTGATGATTTTGGTGTCGGCTACTCCTCCCTTGTCCAACTGGCACGGTTACCTTTTTCAGAATTGAAAGTTGACCAAATGTTTGTCAAAACCCTTTCTAGATCCCAAGAGTCCCGGAAAATTGTCACCGCTGTGGTTGGTCTTGGGAAGTCCATGGGTTTGAACGTAGTGGCGGAGGGGGTGGAAGAGGCCTCTGCTCTGGGCCTATTGCGGGAGCTTGAATGCGACGAAGCCCAAGGATATTTTATTGGCCGGCCCATGGCTCCTGTTGCCATCAAGGATTGGAATGGAGTACCGCAAAAATGGACATGTTGA